From Rubripirellula reticaptiva, the proteins below share one genomic window:
- a CDS encoding Hsp70 family protein produces the protein MAAKFSVGIDLGTTNSVVAFTPIAGLPADSPESQGAPKTPASEPSISLLPIPQLVGPGQVESRSSLPSFLYLPREGEVESLKTSLVGDPQKGIAGHYARAQSADNPQRVVVAAKSWLCHGRVGRTEAVLPWQSPPEVTKVSSLDCTRRFLTHLVAAWHDAHPDAPLREQQVVLTVPASFDPAARDLTRQAAVESGLPADFLLLEEPQAAVYHWLATHAADWRQTLSAGDVLLVIDVGGGTTDLTLVNVDETDGDLTLNRLAVGNHLLLGGDNMDLALAHHVGTRMQAEGHDLDPWQSVSLWHACRDAKESLLSDDGNDEQTISVLGRGSSLIGNTISAAITRDDARALIVDGFFPVCSKGDRPHRNVASGFQDIGLPYEADPAITKQVAAFLADHADNSTGLTHLIFNGGVFRSETLRTRMHDVLAGWSDSSPTVLGGLDELDAAVALGAAYYGWSKQSGGIRIRGGTARSYYIGIETAGLAIPGAPRPLRALCVAPQGMEEGSEAEVAASPGNSGEVGLGEVGLVIGQPARFRFFSSTMRSTDTVGKTIDRWSPDELVEGQPIELTLTSESAGDDPFVPVRFVSRVTELGMFELWCHSTRSDDQWKMEFNIRETGA, from the coding sequence ATGGCTGCAAAGTTTTCTGTCGGAATCGACCTTGGCACGACGAATTCGGTCGTTGCCTTTACGCCGATCGCCGGGTTACCAGCGGATTCACCAGAGTCGCAGGGCGCACCGAAGACGCCCGCAAGTGAGCCTTCGATCTCGCTATTGCCGATTCCCCAGCTCGTTGGTCCCGGTCAAGTCGAATCGCGATCGTCGCTGCCGTCGTTCCTGTATTTGCCTCGTGAAGGCGAAGTCGAATCGCTGAAGACGTCGCTGGTTGGCGATCCACAAAAAGGCATCGCCGGTCACTATGCCCGCGCTCAATCGGCCGACAATCCTCAGCGCGTGGTCGTGGCGGCCAAAAGCTGGTTGTGTCACGGCCGCGTGGGGCGGACCGAAGCGGTTTTGCCGTGGCAATCGCCGCCGGAAGTCACCAAAGTCTCGTCGCTCGATTGCACTCGCCGATTCTTGACGCACCTCGTCGCCGCTTGGCACGATGCACATCCGGACGCGCCGCTACGCGAACAGCAGGTCGTGTTGACCGTCCCGGCCTCGTTCGACCCAGCCGCTCGCGACTTGACTCGCCAAGCCGCGGTGGAATCCGGATTGCCCGCCGATTTCTTGTTGCTCGAAGAACCGCAGGCCGCGGTCTATCACTGGCTGGCGACGCATGCAGCCGATTGGCGACAAACCCTCTCCGCCGGCGACGTGTTGCTGGTCATTGATGTCGGCGGCGGTACGACCGACCTGACGTTGGTGAACGTGGATGAAACCGATGGTGATCTGACTCTGAATCGATTGGCGGTTGGAAATCACTTGTTGCTCGGCGGCGACAACATGGATTTGGCGCTGGCGCACCATGTCGGCACTCGCATGCAAGCCGAGGGTCACGACCTTGATCCATGGCAAAGCGTTTCTTTATGGCACGCCTGTCGTGATGCGAAAGAATCGCTGTTGTCGGACGACGGAAACGACGAGCAGACGATTTCCGTGCTCGGTCGTGGCAGTTCACTGATCGGCAACACGATCTCGGCCGCGATCACTCGCGACGATGCACGCGCTTTGATCGTTGACGGGTTCTTTCCTGTCTGCAGCAAAGGTGATCGGCCCCATCGAAATGTCGCTTCGGGGTTCCAAGACATCGGGCTGCCGTATGAAGCCGACCCGGCGATTACCAAGCAAGTCGCTGCGTTCTTGGCCGACCATGCGGACAACTCGACGGGTCTGACTCACTTGATCTTTAATGGCGGCGTTTTCCGCAGCGAAACGCTTCGTACTCGCATGCACGATGTTCTGGCCGGATGGTCCGATTCGTCGCCCACGGTGCTGGGCGGGTTGGACGAACTCGATGCCGCCGTCGCTCTCGGTGCAGCCTACTATGGTTGGTCGAAACAGTCCGGTGGCATTCGCATTCGCGGCGGCACGGCACGGTCGTATTACATCGGCATCGAAACCGCTGGATTGGCAATCCCCGGCGCGCCGCGGCCACTGCGTGCGCTGTGCGTTGCTCCCCAAGGAATGGAAGAAGGCAGCGAAGCCGAAGTCGCTGCGTCACCGGGTAACAGCGGCGAAGTCGGACTAGGCGAAGTTGGACTGGTTATTGGACAACCCGCCCGCTTCCGTTTTTTCTCGTCGACGATGCGATCAACTGACACGGTCGGAAAGACGATTGATCGTTGGTCGCCCGACGAACTGGTCGAAGGCCAACCGATCGAACTGACGTTGACCAGCGAATCGGCTGGCGATGATCCCTTCGTTCCGGTTCGATTCGTCAGCCGAGTGACGGAGCTTGGCATGTTCGAACTGTGGTGCCATTCCACTCGCAGTGACGACCAGTGGAAGATGGAATTCAACATCCGCGAAACCGGGGCCTGA
- a CDS encoding DUF2760 domain-containing protein, translated as MGLGIALKAFSAALFDAQKSDQIAKLLAGEPIAASKPAALESPKQAEPTKPILPAKPARDSAVTLLATLQREARLIDLLQEDLGKYSDAQVGAAARPCLQQCGGTLRRLFEIKPLVDDAEGSTVVVGDSPSPMRYQWVGEGTAASGKLIHPGWQAAKVELPEWSGQAADANVIAPAQVKAN; from the coding sequence ATGGGACTCGGAATCGCACTGAAAGCCTTCTCGGCTGCGCTCTTCGACGCACAAAAGTCCGATCAAATCGCCAAATTGCTCGCCGGGGAACCGATCGCGGCATCGAAACCCGCGGCGCTCGAATCGCCCAAGCAAGCCGAGCCGACGAAGCCGATTCTGCCTGCCAAGCCCGCACGCGACTCGGCCGTCACCTTGCTGGCCACGTTGCAGCGAGAAGCCCGTTTGATTGACCTGCTGCAGGAAGACCTCGGCAAGTACTCCGACGCTCAGGTCGGCGCCGCCGCTCGACCGTGTCTGCAACAGTGCGGTGGTACGCTGAGACGGTTGTTTGAAATCAAGCCGCTTGTCGACGATGCTGAAGGATCGACCGTGGTAGTCGGCGACAGTCCTTCGCCGATGCGATACCAGTGGGTTGGCGAAGGAACGGCCGCCTCTGGCAAGCTGATCCATCCGGGGTGGCAAGCTGCCAAAGTCGAATTGCCCGAGTGGTCTGGCCAGGCCGCCGATGCGAACGTGATCGCGCCTGCTCAAGTGAAAGCAAATTAG